The segment tcacgCCTAGAGCGGTCCTTGGCACATAACAGGGCCTGATAAATAGATACTTgttgaatgactaaatgaatgtGTGGGATTGAATCTCGGAGGAGAGCGCAGAAGCGGAGATGGAAAATCAGGGACAAAGTGTGCCTGCAGCGGTGCACATAGGGTTCCGCCTGGGCCGAGAATAGAAGCCAGGGGACGGGCGCAGATTGACATTTAAGGAGGAATTAGTGAAGGAGCACCAGAAACCGTAAAtaaattggattgtttttttATGGGCTAACTGCATGCTAAGCACTGTGCTGATTTCCTTAAAGAGAACGCACGGGCATCCTCCAATCACCTGGACGCTTTCTCTTCTTGAGGCCCAGGCTCAGTGAGTGGCTGCGTTTGTTCAATCAGCAGCATCTTTGAGGCAGGTGCCTTCACTTCCTTTTTAACTGAGAAATCCAGGGCTCAAGAGGTTTAGTCTTTAGCCTGAAGCCACACAGCTGGTGAGTGGCGCTGCTGGTACTTGAACCTTGACCTCCGCGGCTCCAGAGGCTGCACTCCCAGACATTCCACCATGTGATCTCTCCCACAAGGGGCTGTTAAAGAAGAGAGACCAGGTCAGGGTGTTGCGGAGGGTGAGGAGGAAAGAATGGGAAAGGGAATTTCTGGAAGAGGAGGGGCTTCTGAAGATGCTGGTGTCTTTGGCATCAGGCCCCCTCGGTGGCCTTCCTGGGGTGGTGACTACGAGACCCAGTCCAGGTAGGCGTGGCTTTGGGGGGGCGGGCCAAATGGCCCCATGGTCATTCTGTTATTATCAGAACTAAGGTCACTGAGGCCAGATTTGGGCCTCCCGGGACTGACAGCCCCTGGGGGCAGACACAGCCGGGAGTAGCGACATTGGCTCCAGGGCACAGCCTCCGTGTGGCTCCCGGTAGACATGTTGATGCCAGGCTGCTCTGCGGAAAAGGGGGCAGAATCCTGGGCTGGGGGCTTCGAGCCTGGGGTCTGTCTCAGACACAGAAGGGACACtcccttcagtttagttcagttcagttcagttgctcaatcgtgtccaactctttgcaaccccatggactacagcatgccaggcttccctgtccatctcccagagcttgctcaaactcatgtccatcaagtcggtgatgccatccaaccatctcatcctctgtcgtccccttctcctcctgccttcaatcttgcccagtatcagggttttttccaatgaaccggttcttcgcatcaggtggccaaagtattggagtttcagcttcagcctcagtccttccagtgaatattcaggactgattttacaCTCCCTTTGGCCTCTCTTTTTCCATCTCTACATGAGGAGTTGGTTTTgggcaaagaaagaaataaggcTAAGATGTCAGGAATGGGAGCTGCCAAGAGGCGGGCCTGTGACCTCTCCCGCAGCGAGTTCAGAATATGGGGCAGCTCCCTATCTTCCCTGACAACAGCGACTTCAGACGGCCCACCTTCCCTGGTGGGGCTGGAGACAGAGAGGCAGGCTCGGGAAGCATTGGGAGGCCCCGTTGGGCCTCACCTGTTGCCATCTGAGACCTGCAGGGGGCAGCAGTGACCATGCTTAAGTTTCTGGGGGCCAGCACCAGGCTGCGGTCGGGGAGGGGGATGGCAGGGAAGGGGCTTAGAGGAGAGGAGTGGACTCGAGGAGCGGAGAGGAGGACATGGTGGGCTGCCTTCCTGGGGCCTGGAGCAGGGAGACACCCCAGAGAGCCAGCAGTGGCTCTGAGAATAAGAGGCCAGGAGAATCCTGTCCTGGGGCCTGAGTTCTGGGGGGCAGAAGAGGGATTTTGAGCTCTGCTTTGGACAGGTGGGTTAAAGGTAGTATAAACAGTGACAGAGGCAGAAACACACCTCCCGACACTCGGTCGCAGCCACAGGTGTGCTCACAGATTTGCCCTGGAGATACACAACTACACACTCTGATGGGTACCatggatcacacacacacacacacacacacacacatacacacacacttacagtGAAAGATTCTTTCCTGAAGGAAGGGGACCACACCCTGGAGAGGAGTATTCTCCAGAACTCTCATTTGTAAACAGCGGAAACCAAACCCAAACTGCctcaaataaaggaaaagaatttatGAGCTCATGTAACTGGAAAGTCCAGAAGAAGATTTTTCAACATGCTTCAGGTATGGCAGGATCCAGGTGCTCAATCAGCACTGTCAGCAGTCCAGTCCTCCCCATCTCCCGGCCTGGCTTTCTCTTAAGCTGGTTTCGTTCTCAGGCTTGCTCTCTCCGTGAGATAACAGATGACTCACCATAGTTTTGGTCTTATAACCACCTGGCTTAGCCACCCAGCCGAGATGATGTCTCTTTCTCAGTAATTCCCAGAAAAATTCTGGCCTCATTGCTGAAACTCCTTGGGATTCTGTGCCCATGCTTAGACCCATTGCCATTGCAAGGGCAATGGGACATTGCTTAGCAAGCGGTGGTCATGTGCCCCCACCATGGGGCTAGGAAGGAGGTAGGCCCCATGAAACCTCCCAGATTAAAAATGAAGAACCTAAAGTAACAGGGgttcttttttgaaaatattcatgTATGTGGCTGAGTTGGGTGTTCGTTGCAgcgtgcaggatctttagttgcagcatgagaactcttagttgcggcttgtgggatctagttccctggccagggatggaacccgggcacctagcactgggagcgtggagtcttagccactggaccaccagggaagtcccaagagccGGGgttcttgatgctgggaggggaagACCAGAATTTCCCAGGAAAGCTGGGAGGCCTCCAACCTGAGCCACTCCCACCAGGGCCTCACCTGGGGCCAGATGCTATAAGTCCCTCAAAGGGCCACTTGCCCCCTCTGGCTTCCCTTCCAGTCAGTCCCTCTCCCCAGGAACTCCCAGCATGGCTGAGATAATAGCAGCTAATgtctgtctggagaaggcaatggcaccccactccagtgctcttgcctggaaaatcccatggatggaggagcctggtaggctgcagtccatggggtcactaagagtcgggcacgactgagcgacttcactttctcttttcactttcatgcattggagaaggaaatggcaacccactccagtgttcttgcctggagaatcccagggacgggggagcctggtgggctgccatctatggggtcgcacagggtcggacacgactgaagtgacttagcagcagcagcaacgtctGTCTATACAGTGCTTACCCCATGTCAGTTTCCATTCTAAGTGTTTTTCCAGGCATTGACTCACAGCACAAGTACTGTTGGTACTCTTGTTGTTTACATTTTataaggaaactgaaacagagaggaattGAATAGCTTCCCCAAATCACAGAGCCTGTGAGATGCAAGCCCGGACTTGGACACCAAAGGTCAGGCTCTCAGCCATCACCATGCTCTGCTGTTTCTCAGTGGGAGGGACTCAGCAAGGAAGGAGATAGGGATGAAGACTGGGGTCCAAGaagcttgaaaagtgaaagtgttagtcgctcagtcatgtccgactctttgcgactccatggactatggcccgccaggctcctctgtccatggggattctccaggcaagaatactggagtgggttgccatttctttctccagggaatcttcctgacccagggatcgaacccagatctcctgcactgcaggcagattctttaccatgtgagccccTAAGAAGCTTGGCCTCCAACAAACCCTACTCTTGGAAAAGAAGCTGAACGAGACCTGCAGGGGCTCTTCTCCGTAGGAATTAGCATTTTCCTAGTGAAAAGAAGGATGGAGCTCCAGCACAGGGAGGCAGGTGAAGATTTCCTGCCTCCAGCCCCACAAGAAGCCTTAGGAGTAGAGTGGCCTCAGAGATGCACTTGGGGATGGGAAGGGAAAGGACTCCCCCccaggggagggaggaagtggcAGTGGCCCAGAGCCTCGTGCCATCCTGGAGCGGCCCTGCCCAGCTCtggcccctctgccctcctcaTCCCCCTCCAGGTGGGTGTTTGTCTACGAGAAGGGCTACCAGACCTCGGGCAGCCTCATCAGCAGTGTGTCTGTTAAACTCAAAGGTCTGGCTGTGACACAGCTCCCAAGCCTGGGCCCCCAGGTCTGGGATGTGGCCGACTACGTCTTCCCAGTGCAGGTGAGCTGACTGTGCGGGGGGCACCTCCCACCCACAGGGCATGCAGGCTCAGAGCTGGGTTAGGCTCTGTCCCGCCTccctgtgggcctcagtttccctgggaACAAGGGACAGATGCAGCCCCGTACCGTCAGCCCACTCTGATGTCATGAGTGTCGAGGCTGCTGGGGGTCCTGTGGGTTCTGGGGGCTGGCTGGGACCATGCTGGTGTTCTCCGGGCTCTTCCAGCTCAGAACCCTGTCTTGCCCTCCCCCTGCCTCTCACTTCCAGGGGGACAGTTCCTTCGTAGTCATGACCAATTTTATCGCCACCCCCCGGCAGGCTCAAGGTCACTGTGCAGAGGTGAGGACTGTTACCCGTTCCCTGTTTTTTGAACCTTCAGGAAAAAGTAATGTGGAAGAGGAGGTCCCCCGGAGTATTGGAGGGAAAGCCTGATTAAGCCTCCCTGTGGGGCCGTAATGGTGGAATTTCAGGCATAGATTCACACAGAGTGATAGCCCACCGTTGGCAGAGCTGAGGCTTCCCTCCCAGCTGTGTGTCAAGCGGGATGCTGAGCCTCAGTGCCTGCCCAGTCCCCAACACCTTCCCCCTGAATCCCTGCCAGCTGACATCGGCCCTGGGACAGCTGGGCACAAGCCCAGAGAGGTCCAGGCGGTGCGGGGACTGGGGAAAGGAGGCTGTGAGCAAGAGTCACCCTGAAGGGATCTCAGATCCTGCCCCACACCATCCCTAgggccctgggggcgggggcgggtggGATGTCTGTGTATCTACTCAGGACCCAACCCTGGGGGCCTATGGCCAGCAGCTCTCTCCTCCCCCAGAACCCGGAAGGGGGCACGTGCACAAATAACAGCGGCTGCACCCCgggaaaggcagagagaaaggcCCAAGGTAAGGCCGCTCCCCTCTGCAGCTCCAGGCTTCCTCCACCAGGAAGtccttcctgccccctcccctcctgccaccCTGACCTTGGCCTCCCCCTTCCCAGAAGCTCTGTCTTCAGGCTCCTGCTCTTGGGTGCCCCATCACTGGGGGCTCCCAGGAGTGGGGCCTGGGGAATCTCCTCTGCCGCCCCAGCTTGGGATGGGCACCCAGGGGTTCCACCCTCGCTGCAGGCATCCGCACGGGCAAGTGTGTGGCCTTCAATGACACGGTGCAGACCTGCGAGATCTTCGGCTGGTGCCCCGTGGAGGTGGACGACAACATCCCGTGGTAACGCCCTGTCCTTCCCGGGAGCGGGGAGCAGGGTCCCCAGCCCAGATAGAGGGGCGTCCGGATCTGTGCTCTGGGAAGGTCTGTCCCCACTtcttccaaccccacccacacccCATCTGTGCCGCCCAGGCCAAATATGCCTCAGCCCCTGATCAAGGGGCCTGGGAGTCCACATTACAACACGCCCACCCCTCCgatgacccaggaagatcccatgggttCTCACAGTCCCAGCCCCTCAGCCCAGCTCCCTTGGGCCGAGAGGGATTGATtcctggggaggggctggtgaGTGAGTACCGTCTCCTCCAGCCCCGCCCTTCTCCGAGAGGCCGAGAACTTCACTCTCTTCATCAAGAACAGCATCAGCTTTCCACGCTTCAAGGTCACCAGGTTCGTGGGAAAAGCGGGCAGAGACACAGGAGGCCCTTGGAGGCCACCACTTGTCACCTCTGTCACCCTGCACTCACGCTGACTTCCTTCTGGGGCAGAAGCTCGGCGAGCCCCTGCATGTGGGGCGGCTGCCTTCAGCTCCAAGGGCTGTGGGAGGAGCGTCTCTggggcctgggagggaggggcTCCCGAACTCCCCGGCAGGGTGGGTATCCTTCCAGCTGGCATGCTGCTGCCTTCTTGCCCGCACAGGCGCAACCTGGTGGAGGAGGTGGATGCCCGCTACATGAAGACCTGCCTCTTTCACAAAACCCTGCACCCTCTGTGCCCAGTCTTCAAGCTTGGCTACGTGGTACAGGAATCAGGCCAGAATTTCAGCACCTTGGCCGAGAAGGTATAGTGCTGGGTGTGTGGGGAGGCCTGGACCCCAGATCACCAGGCCTTATTTTTTGACCTGGGTTAACAGGCCCAATTAACCACCCCATCCCCTCAAGTCCCTGGTTCTGGCTGACCATATATACAGACCTATCCCTTAATATTGGGGCCCCTAAGATGCAGGCCTGTGTCCTTGGCACTCCCTGGCATGGACCTGGCACCGAGGAGGTGCCAGAATGAATGGCCATAGGCAGATACGACCTGGATGTCTTCTGAGGGCCCGCTGTCTTTCTTTTTCGTTAATTAATTTTTGGATGCgttgagtcttcgttgctgcatgcgagcttaggctactctctagttgcggcgagtggtgGCTAcattctagttgcagtgagcaggcttctggctgcagtggcgtctcttgttggggagcacgggctctaggacgTAAAGGCTTCAGAATTTGCAGCACACAGGTGTAGTTGTcccacagcaagtgggatcttcccagactgggcatcaaacccatgtcccctgcgttggcaggtggattcttaaccactgaaccaccagggaagtcctgcctttTAAATATTAGATAAAAGCAACTTAAACCCCATGGTCCATGCCCTTGACAAGTCCTGTGCCTGCCTGGGGTTACTGGGAATTCTGGAGGAATTCTCAGATGTGCAGTCGCGTGGGGTTCCGAGAGGAGGGGAACCTTATAAGGAGCACAGACCAGCCTGACTGCGTTCAGATCCTGGCTCTGGCCTGAACAAGCCACATGACCTCAGACAAATTCCCTACCTTCAGTGTTTCTGCGCTTGTACTCCTGTGAAGTGGGAGAAATAATAGTACAAGTCTTGTGGGGTTGTCCTGAGGTCAAGGGAGTTCACACGCAGGATGGCACTTCAGCGCTGCCTGGCCCGAGGCATCCAAGGTACATGTTTCCCCATGATTCGTATCATCAGGCTCCTGCAGGACTCAGAGATGGAAATCAGTCCCTTTCTGTGACATCACCCGCCAAAACAACTCGCTCACCACTTGTGGTTTTTtggtcgctcagtcttgtccgactcttctgcaactccatggactgtagcccgccaggcaagaatactggagtgggttgccatttccttctccaggggatcttcccgacccagggatcgaacccacgtctcctgcttggcagacagattctttaccactgagccacctggcaagccctcaTTCACTATACCTTTAACTAGTATGGGGGTCAACAAACTTTCTTTAAGGGGCCAGAGAATAAGTATGAGCCACAAGTCACATGGTCTCCGTTCCAACGACCCAGGGCAAAGGCAACCACAGACGATACGTAAACCACATTTGGCCCTCAGTCCTCAGTTTGCCAACCCCCGGAGGGGGTTTACTCTGTAGCAACATACAGGACCAGAAAGCTGAATGTTCTAGTTTTCCCTTTTCCTAAAAATCTCCCTGCCACCCGCACTGGGAACTTCTCACCCATCACCATTGTCTGCAAGCATCTAGCCTCCCGCTTACCTGCCTAGCTGCACGCCTGCTCTGACCTGACACAACTCTCCTCTTGCTCAGCCCACCCCGACCTGTCCCTGATTCTTGCCTCGCCCAGAGGAGCTTCATTGTCTCAGGTTCTTTCTTCCCAGCCCATGTCTTTACAGACTTACTTTTAAAAGTATGTGTTATTTATTTGtctgactatgctgggtcttattGTGTCACACGGGATCTTCGATCTTCCTTGCGGCAAGCagtttctttagttgcagcatgcgaactctCAGTTTTGGcatgttccctgatcagggattgaacctgggccccctgcattgggagcacagggtcttagccaccagggaagtccctacagacTCACTCTTTAATTCAACAGCGATTTCCTTGCCTCCCACGCTAGGACTCAGGAATCGGTGCAAATGAGACAGTCCAACCCTTGTGGAGTTTATGGTCATGGGTGAATAaccacagaaaataaatatatggctATAAAGTAAAACatgttttagaagaaaacactTTAGAAGGAATCACAGGGGTATACTTGAGACTGAGGGTGGTGGTTAGGGGAGGCCTCTCAGGAGAAGTGACCAAAGGATGAGAAAGAGGCAGCCTTGTGGgactgggaggtgggggagggggtgactgcatgtgcaaaggccctgaggtaggaagAATTTGGTGTATTCTAGAAACTGGAGTGTGATGGGTGGGAGCTGGGG is part of the Bubalus kerabau isolate K-KA32 ecotype Philippines breed swamp buffalo chromosome 4, PCC_UOA_SB_1v2, whole genome shotgun sequence genome and harbors:
- the P2RX1 gene encoding P2X purinoceptor 1 isoform X2, with the protein product MGKGISGRGGASEDAGVFGIRPPRWPSWGGDYETQSRWVFVYEKGYQTSGSLISSVSVKLKGLAVTQLPSLGPQVWDVADYVFPVQGDSSFVVMTNFIATPRQAQGHCAENPEGGTCTNNSGCTPGKAERKAQGIRTGKCVAFNDTVQTCEIFGWCPVEVDDNIPCPALLREAENFTLFIKNSISFPRFKVTRRNLVEEVDARYMKTCLFHKTLHPLCPVFKLGYVVQESGQNFSTLAEKGGVVGITIDWHCDLDWHVRHCKPVYEFHGLYEEKKLSQGFNFRFARHFVENGTNYRHLFKVFGIRFDILVDGKAGKFDIIPTMTTIGSGIGIFGVATVLCDLLLLHILPKRHYYKQKKFKYAEDMGPGAGQRDPAATSSTLVLQENMKTS
- the P2RX1 gene encoding P2X purinoceptor 1 isoform X1: MAQRIQDELASFFFEYDTPRMVLVRNKKVGIVFRLIQLVVLVYVIGWVFVYEKGYQTSGSLISSVSVKLKGLAVTQLPSLGPQVWDVADYVFPVQGDSSFVVMTNFIATPRQAQGHCAENPEGGTCTNNSGCTPGKAERKAQGIRTGKCVAFNDTVQTCEIFGWCPVEVDDNIPCPALLREAENFTLFIKNSISFPRFKVTRRNLVEEVDARYMKTCLFHKTLHPLCPVFKLGYVVQESGQNFSTLAEKGGVVGITIDWHCDLDWHVRHCKPVYEFHGLYEEKKLSQGFNFRFARHFVENGTNYRHLFKVFGIRFDILVDGKAGKFDIIPTMTTIGSGIGIFGVATVLCDLLLLHILPKRHYYKQKKFKYAEDMGPGAGQRDPAATSSTLVLQENMKTS